In Malus sylvestris chromosome 16, drMalSylv7.2, whole genome shotgun sequence, the following are encoded in one genomic region:
- the LOC126608381 gene encoding magnesium transporter MRS2-I-like: MAREGEMVPVDPHLAVVAVKKKSSRSWVLLDCNGKATVLDVDKYAIMHRVHIHARDLRIVDPLLSYPSTILGRDMAIVLNLEHIKAIITAEEVLLRDPLDENVIPVVEELQRRLPPVNATCESQTDGKEFPAGQNDTEAGDEDESPFEFRALEVALEAICSFLAVRTTELETAAYPALDELTSKISSRNLDRVRKLKSGMTRLTARVQKVRDELEQLLDDDDDMADLYLSRKLAGASSPVSDSGPANWYPASPTLGSKISRASRATMITVRGDENDVEELEMLLEAYFMQIDGTLNKLATLREYIDDTEDYINIQLDNHRNQLIQLELFLSSGTVCVSMFSLVAGIFGMNIPYTWNDGCGYMFKWVCVVTGIFCAVVFVIVISYARSKGLVGS; the protein is encoded by the exons ATGGCTCGAGAGGGGGAAATGGTGCCGGTGGACCCACATTTGGCGGTGGTGGCGGTGAAGAAGAAGTCCTCTCGGAGTTGGGTTTTATTGGACTGTAATGGAAAAGCTACAGTCTTGGACGTGGACAAGTATGCCATCATGCACAGAGTTCACATTCACGCTCGCGATCTTCGCATTGTCGACCCTTTGCTCTCTTACCCTTCCACCATTCTCGGCCGTGACATGGCCATAGTTCTCAATTTGGAG CATATTAAAGCAATAATCACTGCCGAAGAG GTGCTGCTTCGGGATCCCTTGGATGAAAACGTTATTCCGGTTGTTGAAGAGCTTCAAAGACGGTTGCCTCCTGTTAATGCCACATGTGAAAGTCAAACAGACGGGAAAGAGTTCCCTGCTGGGCAAAATGATACTGAGGCGGGTGATGAAGATG AGTCTCCATTTGAGTTCCGGGCCTTGGAGGTAGCTTTGGAAGCAATTTGTAGTTTTCTTGCTGTACGTACGACAGAACTTGAGACTGCTGCTTATCCTGCTTTAGATGAACTTACGTCTAAG ATTAGCAGCCGCAATTTGGATAGGGTTCGTAAATTGAAGAGTGGAATGACGAGGTTGACTGCTCGGGTACAAAAG GTGAGGGATGAGCTTGAACAGCTGCTGGACGATGACGATGATATGGCTGACCTTTACTTATCAAGAAAGCTGGCTGGTGCATCTTCACCAGTTAGTGACTCTGGTCCTGCCAATTGGTATCCTGCCTCCCCTACCCTAGGCTCAAAAATATCACGTGCAAGTAGAGCAACTATGATCACTGTTCGTGGAGATGAGAATGACGTTGAGGAACTTGAAATGTTACTTGAG GCTTATTTTATGCAGATTGATGGCACCTTGAACAAATTAGCAACG CTGCGTGAATATATTGATGATACAGAGGATTACATTAATATACAG CTCGATAACCACAGGAATCAGCTGATTCAG CTTGAGCTTTTTCTTAGTTCCGGGACTGTATGCGTCTCCATGTTTTCTTTGGTGGCTGGAATTTTTGGCATGAATATTCCATATACGTGGAATGACGGTTGCGGATACATGTTCAAATGG GTTTGCGTTGTCACGGGAATTTTCTGTGCTGTTGTTTTCGTAATAGTCATATCATATGCTCGCTCCAAGGGTCTGGTCGGATCTTGA